One window of the Pseudarthrobacter sp. ATCC 49987 genome contains the following:
- a CDS encoding ABC transporter substrate-binding protein, with protein MRNAQKAMLLLTAGATVLAAAGCTTASMDATGKEQPAAATTSLGVNDQARALLPDAVKEKGNLLIGSDPTYAPFEYFDVDNKTMIGWDVDMGDALAQALGLKAQHVAATFDTILPGLASGKYDLGMSSFSITEERQKAVDFVAYLNAGSGIAVLPGNPAKLSMKAETLCGKRVAAQKGSSQSLDVLPALSKECTDAGSPAIDAQIFPAQTDANLTLTAGRVDGVLADSISLSYQGKLAGDKFELAEGQDYHPERTGIALPKDSELRPAIEAAMKAIVGSPTYTEINKKWSIPSSAALSVDDVVAK; from the coding sequence ATGCGTAATGCCCAAAAAGCGATGCTCCTTCTGACTGCGGGAGCGACAGTACTGGCAGCCGCCGGCTGCACCACAGCGTCAATGGACGCCACGGGAAAGGAACAGCCCGCTGCGGCAACAACTTCCCTCGGCGTCAATGACCAGGCCCGCGCCCTTTTGCCCGACGCAGTGAAGGAAAAGGGCAACCTGCTGATCGGGTCCGACCCCACATATGCACCGTTCGAGTACTTCGATGTGGACAACAAGACCATGATCGGCTGGGACGTCGACATGGGAGATGCACTGGCACAGGCTCTGGGTCTGAAGGCCCAGCACGTGGCGGCGACCTTTGACACTATCCTGCCGGGTCTGGCCTCCGGCAAGTACGACCTGGGGATGTCCTCGTTCTCCATCACCGAAGAGCGGCAGAAGGCAGTGGACTTTGTTGCCTATCTCAACGCCGGTTCCGGTATTGCCGTGCTCCCCGGAAACCCAGCCAAGCTGTCGATGAAAGCGGAGACACTGTGCGGTAAAAGGGTTGCGGCGCAAAAGGGTTCGAGCCAGTCCCTGGACGTGCTGCCGGCGCTGTCCAAGGAATGCACTGATGCCGGGAGCCCTGCCATCGACGCCCAGATCTTCCCGGCCCAGACCGACGCGAACCTTACCCTGACCGCAGGGAGGGTGGACGGTGTCCTCGCAGACAGCATCTCCCTCTCTTATCAGGGCAAGCTGGCGGGCGACAAATTCGAGCTGGCCGAGGGCCAGGACTATCACCCGGAACGGACCGGAATCGCCCTGCCGAAGGATTCGGAACTGAGGCCGGCCATCGAGGCCGCGATGAAGGCAATTGTTGGCAGCCCGACTTACACGGAAATCAACAAAAAATGGTCCATTCCATCCAGCGCCGCCCTCAGCGTTGACGACGTCGTCGCCAAGTAG
- the zwf gene encoding glucose-6-phosphate dehydrogenase, giving the protein MPDKYNSGRTSAGRGRNPLRDPRDRRLNRIAGPSSLVLFGVTGDLARKKLMPAVYDLANRGLLPPSFALVGFARREWDNEDFAAEVKDAVKAYARTPFDETVWTQLSEGIRFVQGEFDDDDAFKRLSETVDELDEQRGTRGNHAFYLSIPPNAFELVCRQLSKHGLAQAEGDKWRRVVIEKPFGHNLESARQLNDIVESVFPPDAVFRIDHYLGKETVQNILALRFANQLFEPLWNANYVDHVQITMAEDIGTGGRAGYYDGVGAARDVIQNHLLQLLALTAMEEPISFNADDLRAEKEKVLAAVRLPEDLSTHSARGQFTGGWQGGEKVVGYLEEDGIPADSTTETFAAIRVDINTRRWSGVPFYLRAGKRLGRRVTEIAVVLKRAPNLLFTDHGEDDFGQNAVVIRVQPDEGATIRFGSKVPGTQMEVRDVTMDFGYGHSFTESSPEAYERLILDVLLGEPPLFPRHAEVELSWKILDPFEDYWASLDEQPEPYAPGSWGPASADELLARDGRTWRRP; this is encoded by the coding sequence ATGCCAGACAAATACAACAGCGGCCGGACGTCCGCGGGCCGGGGGCGCAACCCGCTCCGGGATCCGCGGGACCGCCGCCTGAACCGTATTGCGGGGCCGTCATCGCTGGTCCTTTTCGGGGTCACGGGGGACCTCGCCCGCAAGAAACTCATGCCGGCCGTGTACGACCTGGCCAACCGCGGGCTGCTGCCGCCGAGCTTCGCCCTGGTGGGCTTCGCCCGGCGGGAGTGGGATAACGAGGACTTCGCGGCCGAGGTCAAGGACGCTGTCAAGGCCTACGCCCGCACCCCGTTCGACGAAACGGTGTGGACGCAACTGTCCGAGGGCATCCGCTTCGTGCAGGGCGAGTTCGACGACGACGACGCCTTCAAACGGCTCAGCGAAACCGTTGACGAACTCGACGAGCAGCGCGGGACGCGCGGCAACCACGCGTTCTACCTCTCCATCCCGCCGAACGCCTTCGAACTGGTCTGCCGGCAGCTGTCCAAGCACGGCCTGGCCCAGGCCGAGGGTGACAAGTGGCGCCGCGTCGTCATCGAGAAGCCCTTCGGCCACAACCTGGAGTCTGCACGGCAGCTCAACGACATCGTTGAGTCGGTCTTCCCGCCGGACGCGGTCTTCCGGATCGACCACTACCTGGGCAAGGAGACGGTGCAGAACATCCTGGCGCTGCGCTTCGCCAACCAGCTCTTCGAGCCGCTGTGGAACGCGAACTACGTTGACCACGTCCAGATCACCATGGCCGAGGACATCGGCACCGGCGGCCGGGCCGGCTACTATGACGGCGTGGGCGCCGCCCGCGACGTCATCCAGAACCACCTGCTGCAGCTCCTGGCGCTGACCGCGATGGAAGAGCCGATCTCCTTCAACGCCGATGACCTCCGCGCGGAGAAGGAAAAGGTCCTCGCCGCCGTCCGGCTCCCCGAGGACCTCTCCACCCACTCGGCGCGCGGGCAGTTCACCGGCGGCTGGCAGGGCGGCGAAAAGGTCGTCGGCTACCTCGAGGAGGACGGCATCCCCGCCGACTCCACAACGGAGACGTTCGCCGCGATCCGGGTCGACATCAACACCCGCCGCTGGTCCGGGGTACCGTTCTACCTGCGCGCCGGCAAGCGGCTGGGCCGCCGGGTGACCGAGATCGCCGTCGTGCTCAAACGCGCACCGAACCTGCTCTTCACGGACCACGGCGAGGACGACTTCGGCCAGAACGCCGTCGTGATCCGGGTCCAGCCCGACGAGGGTGCCACCATCCGCTTCGGGTCCAAGGTCCCGGGCACGCAGATGGAAGTCCGCGACGTCACGATGGACTTCGGCTACGGACACTCCTTCACCGAGTCCAGCCCGGAGGCGTACGAACGGCTCATCCTCGACGTGCTCCTCGGCGAGCCGCCGCTCTTCCCCCGCCATGCGGAAGTCGAGCTGTCCTGGAAAATCCTCGATCCCTTCGAGGACTACTGGGCGAGCCTGGACGAACAACCCGAACCCTACGCCCCCGGAAGCTGGGGACCTGCCTCCGCCGACGAGCTCCTGGCCCGTGACGGACGAACCTGGAGAAGGCCATGA
- a CDS encoding succinylglutamate desuccinylase/aspartoacylase family protein: MTAATAPVATDLQLAGIDWSRSGLQLGYGRVRHSDNVYDGSVIPIPIAVISSGDGPTVLLVAGTHGDEYEGQILLHELARTLTPDHVRGTLILVPSANHAAVSAGTRVSPIDNGNLNRSYPGEPDGSPTGQVAHLIGRGLLPRVDVVIDLHSGGSNSTYVSCMFLYRGPTPALWTRKVAAARAMALPYTLVVPPRLEPGSLSTAGDDAGILTLSTELGGGGTVDRSVLGRARTGLAALLAGTGVLYSDPAKVLAHQEPERVRSQTVWIELVDDSAVTTNVGGLFEPLVDLGQFVRAGEPVGKVHFLDELDRPPREFAAAVDGVAAIIRRPTLVRPGCHLVHVAPLLADIQD; encoded by the coding sequence GTGACGGCCGCAACCGCACCGGTAGCCACGGATCTGCAACTGGCTGGAATCGACTGGTCCCGCAGCGGCCTCCAGCTCGGTTACGGCCGGGTGCGACACTCCGACAACGTCTACGATGGCTCCGTCATTCCGATCCCGATCGCGGTAATCAGCTCCGGCGACGGGCCCACGGTGTTGCTGGTGGCGGGAACCCACGGAGACGAATATGAAGGCCAGATCCTCCTCCACGAACTGGCACGGACCCTCACCCCGGACCATGTCCGGGGCACGCTAATTCTCGTCCCGTCAGCAAACCATGCCGCCGTGTCGGCAGGAACCCGCGTCTCACCCATCGACAACGGCAACCTGAACCGCAGTTACCCCGGCGAACCCGACGGCTCCCCCACCGGTCAGGTGGCTCACTTGATCGGACGGGGCCTGCTCCCCCGGGTCGACGTCGTCATCGACCTTCACTCTGGGGGCAGCAACTCCACATACGTCTCGTGCATGTTCCTCTACCGCGGACCGACGCCGGCACTCTGGACCCGCAAGGTGGCCGCGGCACGGGCCATGGCACTGCCCTACACCTTGGTGGTTCCGCCACGGCTCGAGCCCGGTTCCTTGAGCACCGCGGGAGACGACGCCGGGATCCTGACGCTGTCCACGGAGCTGGGCGGCGGCGGGACCGTGGACCGGTCCGTGCTGGGACGGGCACGCACGGGGCTGGCAGCACTGCTTGCCGGCACCGGCGTACTGTATTCCGACCCTGCAAAGGTCCTTGCGCACCAAGAGCCAGAAAGGGTTCGATCGCAAACCGTCTGGATCGAACTAGTGGACGACTCCGCAGTCACCACCAATGTCGGCGGCCTGTTTGAACCACTCGTCGACCTGGGCCAGTTCGTACGGGCCGGGGAACCGGTCGGCAAGGTGCACTTCCTGGACGAACTCGACCGGCCACCACGGGAATTCGCGGCCGCCGTCGACGGCGTTGCCGCGATCATCCGCCGTCCCACCCTGGTGCGCCCGGGCTGCCATCTGGTGCATGTAGCACCCCTGCTCGCGGATATTCAGGACTGA
- a CDS encoding amino acid ABC transporter permease: MKTEMPTALATPEKVRDHYTIMKARHPGRWVSAAVITALFALMLQSVITNPRFGWSTVGMYLRDVSIVNGIGLTLMLTVICMAIGIALGVVLAVMRLSLNPVIRTAAFGYVNFFRGTPVLVQLLFWYNLAALYPSISFGIPGVNLDANQVITPLLAAVLGLGLNQGAYMSEIVRAGILSVDHGQVEAAGALGINRLHTMRRIVLPQAMRVIIPPHRE; the protein is encoded by the coding sequence ATGAAAACTGAGATGCCAACGGCACTTGCAACGCCGGAGAAGGTCCGGGACCACTACACGATCATGAAGGCCAGACATCCAGGGCGCTGGGTGTCCGCTGCCGTGATCACAGCCCTGTTTGCCCTGATGCTTCAGTCAGTGATTACGAATCCACGGTTCGGCTGGTCCACCGTCGGGATGTACCTGCGAGACGTGTCCATCGTCAACGGGATCGGCCTGACCCTGATGCTGACGGTGATCTGCATGGCCATAGGCATTGCCCTAGGCGTTGTCCTGGCGGTCATGAGGCTTTCGCTTAATCCGGTCATCAGAACGGCCGCGTTCGGCTACGTCAACTTTTTCCGTGGAACTCCGGTGCTGGTGCAGCTGCTTTTCTGGTACAATCTTGCCGCCCTCTACCCGTCCATTAGCTTTGGAATCCCTGGGGTGAACCTGGACGCGAACCAGGTCATCACCCCGCTCCTGGCAGCTGTACTCGGACTCGGTTTGAATCAGGGAGCGTACATGTCCGAAATCGTGCGCGCCGGGATTCTCTCCGTGGACCACGGCCAGGTGGAGGCCGCCGGGGCGCTGGGCATCAACCGGCTGCACACAATGCGCCGCATCGTCCTCCCGCAGGCCATGCGAGTGATCATTCCCCCCCACAGGGAATGA
- a CDS encoding GntR family transcriptional regulator produces the protein MPGQGYIVIDLTARDVEDVYEVRYALEALAARQACGRHTATQMVRLRSMIDEFETLDPHDADGLFETARLFHAALIEPCPNQYLRTTLASMWEHPIQRRITMTYRQGPQHQQNMARDHRRILEALKIGDADTVVEVLRFCHDPNDARTV, from the coding sequence GTGCCCGGGCAGGGATACATTGTCATTGACCTCACCGCCCGTGATGTGGAGGATGTCTACGAGGTCCGGTATGCGCTGGAAGCGCTGGCAGCGCGACAGGCCTGCGGCAGACATACCGCGACGCAGATGGTTCGGCTCCGGTCCATGATCGATGAATTTGAGACACTTGATCCTCATGACGCCGACGGGCTGTTTGAAACGGCACGCCTGTTCCATGCTGCCCTCATCGAGCCGTGCCCCAACCAGTACCTGCGGACGACGCTGGCGTCGATGTGGGAGCATCCCATCCAGCGGCGGATCACCATGACCTACCGCCAGGGCCCGCAGCACCAGCAGAACATGGCCCGGGACCACCGGCGCATCCTCGAGGCGCTGAAGATCGGCGATGCGGACACGGTGGTAGAGGTGCTTCGTTTCTGCCACGACCCCAACGACGCCCGGACGGTCTGA
- a CDS encoding type IV secretory system conjugative DNA transfer family protein, with protein sequence MDKVAVYMGRGKDLDHPGSKGATATAVRLGVENSTGVRLGRSVAGKRPLWAAWEDMLILIACPRTMKTTSYAVPAILDAPGAVIATSNKRDIVDVTRPVRAEAGAVWVFDPQAVAEEDPTWWWNPLSYVKNEATAGNLAQHFANGSREPGTKPDAYFDPAGQNLLAASLDSAPVTQVYTWLTRPHDEAPAELLKTAGYDLLSDMVMGHIREPEKQRAGVYGTARQMVSCLTDREVSQWVTPARNTTVDTDPRPQFVPEGFVRGKGTLYSLSREGVGTAGPLVTALTVAVVEAAEKYATSQPGGRLATPLLGILDEAANVCRWMALPDQYSHYGSRGIILMTILQSWSQGVEVWSLEGMRKLWSASNVKIYGGGVSEVGYLDELSRLIGQYSYINVSRSHSKSGSSSSRQENKDEILFVADLTALPRFRAILLASGAPATMIETIPWMNGPHAQKVKDSLATKETVEVDPVAVAVAAHNPWTDGDKAW encoded by the coding sequence GTGGATAAGGTCGCCGTCTACATGGGCCGCGGCAAAGACCTCGATCACCCGGGCAGCAAAGGGGCCACGGCCACGGCCGTGCGTCTCGGCGTGGAGAACTCCACGGGGGTGCGGCTTGGCCGCAGCGTGGCCGGGAAGCGCCCGCTGTGGGCCGCCTGGGAGGACATGCTGATCCTCATCGCCTGTCCCCGCACGATGAAGACCACCTCCTACGCCGTCCCGGCAATACTGGACGCACCCGGCGCGGTGATCGCCACCTCGAACAAGCGCGACATCGTCGACGTGACACGTCCGGTCCGGGCAGAGGCCGGCGCCGTATGGGTCTTTGACCCGCAGGCCGTCGCGGAAGAAGATCCCACCTGGTGGTGGAACCCGCTCTCCTACGTGAAGAACGAAGCGACGGCCGGGAACCTGGCCCAGCACTTCGCCAACGGCTCCCGGGAACCCGGGACCAAACCCGATGCCTACTTCGACCCGGCAGGGCAGAACCTGCTCGCCGCCTCACTCGACTCCGCCCCCGTCACACAGGTCTACACCTGGCTGACCCGCCCACACGACGAGGCCCCCGCAGAACTGCTGAAGACCGCCGGGTATGACCTGCTCTCGGACATGGTGATGGGCCACATCCGCGAACCGGAAAAGCAGCGGGCCGGCGTCTACGGTACCGCCCGGCAAATGGTTTCCTGCCTGACCGACCGCGAGGTCAGCCAATGGGTCACCCCGGCCCGGAACACGACGGTGGACACCGACCCGCGGCCGCAGTTCGTCCCCGAGGGCTTCGTGCGCGGCAAAGGCACGCTCTACAGCCTCTCCCGCGAAGGCGTCGGCACCGCCGGCCCCCTCGTCACCGCCCTCACCGTCGCCGTCGTGGAAGCGGCCGAAAAGTACGCCACCTCCCAGCCCGGCGGACGACTCGCGACACCGCTGCTCGGGATCCTGGACGAGGCTGCGAACGTCTGCCGGTGGATGGCCCTGCCCGACCAGTACAGCCACTACGGCTCCCGCGGGATCATCCTCATGACCATCCTGCAGTCCTGGTCCCAGGGCGTAGAGGTCTGGTCCCTGGAAGGAATGCGGAAACTCTGGTCCGCGTCAAACGTGAAAATCTACGGCGGCGGAGTCTCCGAAGTCGGCTACCTCGACGAGCTCTCCCGCCTCATCGGCCAATACAGCTACATCAACGTCTCCCGCAGCCACAGCAAATCCGGATCCTCCTCCTCCCGGCAGGAGAACAAAGACGAGATCCTTTTCGTCGCCGACCTGACAGCACTGCCCAGGTTCCGGGCCATCCTGCTCGCCTCCGGAGCCCCGGCCACCATGATCGAAACGATTCCCTGGATGAACGGGCCACATGCGCAGAAGGTTAAGGACTCCCTTGCCACCAAGGAGACAGTCGAAGTTGACCCTGTGGCTGTTGCTGTTGCGGCGCACAACCCCTGGACGGACGGGGACAAGGCGTGGTGA
- a CDS encoding glucose-6-phosphate dehydrogenase assembly protein OpcA yields MIVDLPNTTTSKISKKIMALREQGGVIALGRVLTLVVVTKSGLEEEAIEAANEASREHPCRIIVLADAGAEAPTRLDAQIRVGGDAGASEVILLRGYGELAEESESLVAALLLPDAPIVAWWPHGAPKNACETSIGRIAHRRITDSANEPDPQRALENIRRTYKAGDTDLAWTRLTNWRIQLAAVLDQLDSSPITAVAVEGASDSPSTILLAAWLTLALDAPVTIVEDPAGTGIRRVRLTRTGGDVQLFRPGLTVAELSQPGQPVQRISLPRRSLKDCLAEELRRLDPDEVFGEALLLK; encoded by the coding sequence ATGATCGTAGATCTTCCCAACACCACCACTTCCAAGATCTCCAAGAAGATCATGGCCCTGCGCGAGCAGGGCGGTGTGATTGCCCTCGGCCGGGTGCTGACCCTCGTGGTCGTCACCAAGTCCGGGCTGGAGGAGGAGGCCATCGAGGCCGCCAACGAGGCCAGCCGGGAACATCCCTGCCGGATCATCGTCCTCGCCGACGCCGGAGCCGAGGCACCCACCCGCCTTGACGCGCAGATCCGGGTGGGCGGCGACGCCGGTGCGTCCGAGGTCATCCTGCTCCGCGGCTACGGCGAACTCGCGGAGGAAAGCGAATCGCTCGTCGCGGCCCTGCTGCTGCCGGATGCGCCGATCGTGGCGTGGTGGCCGCACGGCGCCCCGAAGAACGCCTGCGAGACGTCCATTGGCCGGATCGCGCACCGCAGGATCACGGACTCGGCCAACGAGCCCGACCCGCAGCGCGCGCTGGAGAACATCCGCCGCACCTACAAGGCCGGCGATACGGACCTGGCCTGGACCCGCCTGACCAACTGGCGGATCCAGCTGGCCGCAGTCCTGGACCAACTCGACAGCTCCCCCATTACGGCCGTCGCCGTCGAAGGAGCCTCGGACTCCCCCAGCACGATCCTGCTCGCCGCGTGGCTGACGCTCGCACTGGATGCCCCGGTGACGATCGTCGAGGACCCCGCCGGTACCGGGATCCGGCGCGTGCGGCTCACCCGCACCGGCGGCGACGTGCAGCTGTTCCGGCCTGGCCTCACCGTGGCGGAACTGAGCCAGCCGGGCCAGCCGGTGCAGCGCATCTCCCTGCCGCGCCGGAGCCTGAAGGACTGCCTCGCCGAAGAACTCCGCCGTCTCGACCCCGACGAAGTGTTCGGTGAAGCACTTCTGCTCAAGTAA
- a CDS encoding glucose-6-phosphate isomerase — MTTLSYDATGAARLAHDQHLPALLADKVATRIFAKDATLWGPDAEAEASVRLGWVEAATVSQQLVADILALRDALRAEGVSRIVLCGMGGSSLAPEVIAGTAGVELTVLDSTDPEQVAAALADRLNETAIVVSSKSGSTLETDSQRRIFEHAFTEAGLDAKSRIIIVTDPGSPLDKASREAGYRAVFNADPTVGGRYSALTAFGMVPCGLAGVDIQAFLDEAEEAAEVLNEDGEENIGLALGAALGGTNPLRNKIVIAEDGSGIKGFPDWAEQLIAESTGKLGTGVLPVVAGPSSPEATLGAPDVLVVRLVAADADVELGENEVAIAGGLPTQMMTWEFATAVAGRLLGINPYDQPDVEAAKVAARGLLDAQPEPTPAAFTDGAIEVRGGEWLGGASTAAGAVSALLGELGPDSYLSVQAYFDRLAYAPLEGVRDQLAAVSGRPVTFGWGPRFLHSTGQFHKGGPSIGVFLQVTAAAGTDLAIPDRPFTFGELISAQAAGDAQVLSEHGRPVLRLHLTDRAAGVRQLQDLVSTLAGQAVPSTES; from the coding sequence ATGACGACTCTCAGCTACGACGCCACGGGCGCCGCCCGCCTGGCCCACGATCAGCACCTGCCCGCCCTGCTCGCAGACAAGGTGGCCACCCGGATCTTCGCCAAGGACGCCACTCTGTGGGGCCCCGACGCCGAGGCCGAGGCGTCCGTCCGGCTCGGCTGGGTGGAGGCGGCCACCGTCTCCCAGCAGCTCGTCGCGGACATCCTGGCCCTCCGGGACGCCCTGCGCGCCGAGGGCGTCAGCCGGATTGTGCTGTGCGGCATGGGCGGTTCCTCGTTGGCCCCCGAGGTCATTGCCGGAACCGCCGGCGTCGAGCTGACCGTGCTCGACAGCACCGATCCGGAGCAGGTCGCCGCCGCACTCGCGGACCGGCTGAACGAAACTGCGATCGTGGTGTCTTCCAAGTCCGGCTCCACCCTGGAAACCGATTCCCAGCGCCGGATCTTCGAGCACGCGTTCACCGAGGCCGGACTCGACGCGAAGAGCCGGATCATCATCGTCACCGATCCCGGCTCGCCCCTGGACAAGGCCTCCCGCGAGGCCGGCTACCGCGCCGTTTTCAATGCGGACCCCACCGTCGGCGGACGCTACTCGGCGCTCACCGCGTTCGGGATGGTGCCGTGCGGCCTGGCCGGCGTAGACATCCAGGCCTTCCTGGACGAAGCTGAAGAGGCCGCCGAGGTCCTCAATGAGGACGGCGAAGAAAACATCGGCCTCGCCCTCGGCGCCGCGCTGGGCGGCACCAACCCGCTGCGCAACAAGATCGTCATCGCCGAGGACGGCTCGGGTATCAAGGGCTTCCCGGACTGGGCCGAACAGCTCATCGCCGAATCCACCGGCAAGCTCGGCACCGGCGTGCTGCCCGTCGTCGCCGGGCCCTCCTCACCGGAGGCCACCCTCGGCGCCCCCGACGTCCTGGTGGTCCGCCTCGTTGCGGCGGACGCCGACGTCGAACTCGGCGAAAACGAGGTCGCGATCGCCGGCGGCCTGCCCACCCAGATGATGACCTGGGAATTCGCCACTGCGGTGGCCGGCCGCCTCCTCGGGATCAACCCCTATGACCAGCCCGACGTCGAAGCCGCCAAGGTGGCTGCCCGCGGACTGCTGGACGCCCAGCCGGAACCGACGCCGGCAGCCTTCACCGACGGCGCCATCGAGGTCCGCGGCGGGGAGTGGCTGGGCGGCGCCAGCACGGCCGCCGGTGCCGTCAGCGCGCTCCTCGGCGAACTGGGCCCGGACAGCTACCTGAGTGTCCAGGCCTACTTCGACCGGCTCGCCTACGCGCCCCTCGAGGGTGTCCGGGACCAGTTGGCAGCCGTCAGCGGCCGTCCCGTGACGTTCGGCTGGGGCCCGCGTTTCCTGCATTCCACCGGGCAGTTCCACAAGGGCGGGCCTTCGATCGGCGTCTTCCTGCAGGTGACGGCCGCGGCCGGCACTGACCTGGCCATTCCGGACCGGCCCTTCACCTTCGGCGAGCTGATCTCGGCCCAGGCCGCCGGCGATGCGCAGGTGCTCTCCGAACATGGCCGCCCGGTCCTCCGGCTCCACTTGACGGACCGTGCGGCCGGCGTCCGCCAGTTGCAGGACCTTGTGTCCACGCTGGCCGGCCAGGCAGTCCCCTCCACCGAAAGCTAA
- the gndA gene encoding NADP-dependent phosphogluconate dehydrogenase — protein MSAHIGVTGLAVMGANLARNLARNGFTVALHNRSVEKTDALLEKHGQDGDFVRTETLQELVDSLEKPRRVLIMVKAGKPVDSVIEQLEPLLEAGDIIIDAGNSHYEDTRRREAALAKKDLHFVGIGVSGGEEGALNGPSIMPGGSKESYDALGPLLEKIAAHVDGKPCCAWIGTDGAGHFVKMVHNGIEYADMQVIGEAFDLLRSGAGIEPAEQSKIFAEWNKGDLASFLIEISAEVLGHVDAKTGKPFVDVVVDAAGQKGTGRWTVISALELGSPTSGIAESVFARALSSQTEQRKLAQGLLAGGEADVEVPESFVEDVRQALYASKLVSYAQGLDMLTSAAKEYGWDLKLDEIASLWRGGCIIRAELLKEITKAYAAEEKPANLLFAPAFTQAIAEVLPAWRRVVSTAVQLGIPVPVFSSSLAYYDGLRRKRLPAAVIQGQRDLFGAHTYGRVDAEGTFHTLWGEDKSEIEAVDTH, from the coding sequence ATGTCAGCACACATCGGTGTCACCGGCCTTGCGGTGATGGGGGCCAACCTCGCCCGCAACCTGGCCCGGAACGGCTTCACCGTTGCCCTGCACAACCGGTCCGTTGAGAAGACCGACGCCCTGCTGGAGAAGCACGGCCAGGACGGCGACTTCGTCCGCACGGAGACCCTGCAGGAGCTCGTCGACTCGCTGGAGAAGCCCCGCCGCGTGCTGATCATGGTCAAGGCCGGCAAGCCGGTCGACTCCGTGATCGAGCAGCTTGAGCCGCTCCTGGAAGCCGGCGACATCATCATCGACGCCGGCAACTCACACTATGAGGACACCCGCCGCCGCGAGGCAGCCCTCGCCAAGAAGGACCTGCACTTCGTCGGCATCGGCGTCTCCGGCGGCGAGGAAGGTGCCCTCAACGGCCCCTCGATCATGCCTGGCGGCTCGAAGGAGTCCTACGACGCCCTGGGCCCGCTCCTGGAAAAGATCGCCGCGCACGTCGACGGCAAGCCCTGCTGCGCCTGGATCGGCACCGACGGCGCCGGCCACTTCGTCAAGATGGTCCACAACGGCATCGAATACGCCGACATGCAGGTCATCGGCGAAGCGTTCGACCTGCTGCGCTCCGGTGCCGGCATCGAACCGGCCGAGCAATCCAAAATCTTCGCAGAGTGGAACAAGGGCGACCTCGCCTCCTTCCTGATCGAGATCTCCGCCGAGGTCCTTGGCCACGTGGACGCGAAGACCGGCAAGCCGTTCGTCGACGTCGTCGTGGACGCCGCCGGGCAGAAGGGCACCGGCCGCTGGACCGTCATCTCCGCGCTCGAACTGGGATCCCCGACGTCGGGCATCGCCGAATCGGTCTTCGCCCGGGCACTGTCCTCCCAGACGGAGCAGCGCAAGCTGGCCCAGGGACTGCTCGCCGGCGGCGAGGCCGACGTCGAGGTCCCCGAGAGCTTCGTCGAGGATGTCCGCCAGGCGCTGTACGCGTCCAAACTGGTCTCGTACGCCCAGGGGCTGGACATGCTCACCTCTGCGGCCAAGGAATACGGCTGGGACCTGAAGCTGGATGAGATCGCCTCCCTGTGGCGCGGCGGTTGCATCATCCGCGCCGAACTGCTCAAGGAGATCACCAAGGCCTACGCCGCGGAAGAGAAGCCGGCCAACCTGCTGTTCGCCCCGGCCTTCACCCAGGCGATCGCTGAGGTCCTTCCGGCCTGGCGCCGCGTGGTCTCCACCGCAGTCCAGCTCGGCATCCCCGTGCCGGTGTTCTCCTCCTCGCTGGCCTACTACGACGGCCTGCGCCGCAAGCGCCTCCCGGCCGCCGTGATCCAGGGCCAGCGCGACCTCTTCGGCGCGCACACCTACGGCCGCGTCGACGCCGAGGGAACCTTCCACACCCTCTGGGGCGAGGACAAGTCCGAAATCGAGGCAGTGGACACCCACTAG